Proteins found in one Bordetella genomosp. 11 genomic segment:
- a CDS encoding cellulose biosynthesis protein BcsC, whose amino-acid sequence MPPRLSSLAAGLLAASMPLAAWAQDSAIDVLVKQGQYWQQRNNAERSGEAWQKLLRIDPNQPDALYGLGIDAVKANKPADARKYLDRLRAVDPDSLRVARLNQAIELGSGEGKRRLEQARLAIQSNDPNTALENYRAAFKNVPRPTGDIALEYYSRLGYTAAGRAEALRNLQRLSQEDPGNNEIRLNIAQITALDEKQRADGIRALEKLSTLPDVGGAATESWREALGYLGNPPRKVDAPLFEAYLKAHPEDDEIRQQYANIGKAPAAGATPADPLRTRTDAGLRALNQGNMAAAETEFNAVLRARPDYADALGGLGVVRLRQQRFDDARTLLERAVRNGGARWKTALENAAYWTLVTRANAARQAGDTAGADRLLRQAMNVSPRDPAAATQLAAIAAGEGRLDEAERLYRGALAVAPDDADTLRGLVSVLARNGKESEARRMIDGLTPAQRTAVGNADILRAALDDGRAKAALARGDDATARAALQQAVKEDPADPWIRVSLARLYLKAGDKTRALAVMDELTAARPGDDQALYASALVSAQAKEWDRALAALRRIPEAARTADVALLERRTWVQSQAALASRMAKSGRRKEALNLLAQSTAYAGQDPDMLGALALAYVDAGDTATGTAMLRDAMARGNPPPALSLQYASLLLKTGRDAELVDVLRSLQRQRLSQADQDSFDNLRVLYIVRQAEALRQRDDLVAAYDILAPVLQERPNDPLVVVTLARMYASAQEYPKALDLYKKLQRSDPGNVDVQLGAAQMANRVKDYDYADSAAQKAIALAPDSPDVLASAARIYREQGKTSKAAQLLKAALAAEQSGGNGTRVADASPAAGNPFIGLPGQRTQSTLGMAPLPMPEALASAGATSAGQGAYIPAPASSLQPPAPYQAPAGSVQYAYADTAAPGYAPTPAYAPTAGYAPAPGYAPPPGYAPAPAYAPPGYAAAPGYAAPRADGYGYAQAAGTSGGRAAAPAAQPAAPPSIQQELDQLMRTATPYAQVGLLGRNRNGESGMGKLNDIEAPSEARLPVGDGNLTLRVTPTTLQAGSIGQGYGANSRFGGGPAAALAQQNGTTGSAGSQSDHGVGLSVGYDTNGLSADLGTTPIGFRYTNVVGGVKLNRPLNDSGLSYTAELSRRPVTDSLLSFAGARDARTGQSWGAVAATGVRLQLTQDYGDYGVYGYGSWQSLDGRNVESNTKLEGGVGLYKYLLRDTNYQLTSGLNLMAMSYDKNLSYFTYGQGGYFSPQEYYALSVPVNWAQRQGNFSYQVRGSLGLQYFHTSSSPYFPTSGSLQSAANAAAAIAYAQGQTGSPDARYDGQSKTGVGYSLATNAEYQVGPQLFLGGMAGIDNARDYRQWVGGLYARYTFDAMPGGVSLPANTFKSPYTQ is encoded by the coding sequence ATGCCGCCGCGTCTCAGCTCCCTAGCCGCCGGCCTGCTCGCCGCGTCCATGCCCCTAGCCGCATGGGCGCAGGACAGCGCCATCGACGTGCTGGTGAAACAAGGCCAGTACTGGCAGCAGCGCAACAATGCGGAGCGCTCCGGCGAGGCCTGGCAAAAGCTGCTGCGCATCGATCCGAACCAGCCGGACGCGCTGTACGGCCTGGGCATCGACGCGGTCAAGGCCAACAAGCCGGCCGACGCGCGCAAGTACCTGGATCGGCTGCGCGCGGTGGACCCCGACAGCCTGCGCGTGGCGCGCCTGAACCAGGCCATCGAACTGGGCAGCGGCGAAGGCAAGCGCAGGCTGGAGCAGGCCCGGCTCGCGATACAGTCCAACGACCCGAACACGGCCCTGGAAAACTATCGCGCGGCGTTCAAGAACGTCCCGCGCCCGACGGGCGACATTGCGCTGGAATACTACAGCCGCCTCGGCTATACGGCGGCGGGACGCGCGGAGGCTCTGCGCAACCTGCAGCGCCTTTCGCAGGAAGACCCGGGCAATAACGAAATCCGCCTGAACATCGCGCAGATCACGGCGCTGGACGAGAAGCAGCGCGCGGACGGCATACGGGCCCTGGAAAAGCTGTCCACGCTGCCCGACGTGGGCGGCGCGGCCACCGAAAGCTGGCGCGAGGCGCTGGGCTATCTGGGCAATCCGCCGCGCAAGGTCGATGCCCCCCTGTTCGAGGCCTACCTGAAGGCGCATCCGGAGGACGACGAGATCCGCCAGCAGTACGCCAATATCGGCAAGGCGCCCGCCGCCGGCGCGACGCCGGCCGATCCCTTGCGCACGCGCACGGATGCCGGACTGCGCGCCCTGAACCAGGGCAATATGGCCGCGGCCGAAACGGAGTTCAATGCCGTGCTGCGGGCCCGGCCCGACTACGCCGACGCGCTCGGCGGCCTGGGCGTGGTGCGACTGCGCCAGCAGCGCTTCGACGACGCCAGGACGCTGCTGGAACGCGCGGTGCGCAACGGCGGCGCGCGCTGGAAGACCGCGCTGGAGAACGCCGCGTACTGGACGCTGGTCACCCGCGCGAACGCGGCGCGGCAGGCCGGCGACACCGCCGGCGCGGACCGCCTGCTGCGGCAGGCCATGAACGTGTCGCCGCGCGATCCCGCGGCCGCCACGCAGCTTGCCGCCATCGCGGCCGGCGAGGGCAGGCTGGACGAAGCGGAACGGCTGTATCGCGGCGCGCTGGCGGTAGCGCCCGACGATGCCGATACCCTGCGCGGACTGGTGTCGGTGCTGGCCCGCAACGGCAAGGAGAGCGAAGCGCGCCGCATGATCGACGGCCTGACGCCGGCCCAACGGACGGCGGTCGGCAACGCCGACATCCTGCGTGCCGCATTGGACGACGGCCGCGCCAAGGCCGCGCTGGCGCGCGGCGACGACGCGACCGCGCGGGCGGCGCTGCAACAGGCCGTGAAGGAGGATCCGGCCGACCCATGGATACGCGTGTCGCTCGCCCGGCTGTACCTGAAAGCAGGGGATAAAACGCGCGCGCTCGCCGTCATGGACGAACTGACAGCGGCGCGGCCGGGCGACGACCAGGCCCTGTACGCCAGCGCGCTGGTCTCGGCGCAAGCCAAGGAATGGGATCGCGCGCTTGCCGCATTGCGCCGCATCCCGGAAGCCGCACGCACTGCCGACGTGGCGCTGCTGGAGCGCCGCACCTGGGTCCAATCGCAGGCTGCGCTGGCATCGCGCATGGCCAAGAGCGGCCGGCGCAAAGAAGCGCTGAACCTGCTGGCGCAAAGCACCGCCTACGCCGGACAGGACCCCGACATGCTGGGCGCCCTGGCGCTGGCCTACGTCGACGCGGGCGACACGGCTACCGGCACGGCCATGCTGCGCGACGCGATGGCGCGCGGCAATCCGCCGCCGGCGCTATCGCTGCAATACGCGTCCCTGCTGCTGAAGACGGGGCGGGATGCCGAACTGGTCGATGTGCTGCGGTCGCTGCAGCGGCAGCGCCTGAGCCAGGCCGACCAGGACAGCTTCGACAACCTGCGGGTCCTGTATATCGTGCGGCAGGCCGAAGCCTTGCGCCAACGCGACGACCTGGTCGCCGCCTATGACATCCTGGCGCCCGTCCTGCAGGAGCGCCCCAACGACCCCCTGGTGGTCGTCACGCTGGCCCGCATGTACGCCAGCGCGCAGGAATACCCGAAGGCGCTGGATCTGTACAAGAAGCTGCAGCGCAGCGATCCCGGCAACGTCGACGTGCAGCTGGGCGCCGCGCAGATGGCCAACCGCGTCAAGGACTACGACTACGCGGACAGCGCCGCGCAGAAGGCGATCGCGCTGGCGCCCGATAGCCCGGACGTACTGGCCTCCGCCGCGCGCATCTATCGCGAACAGGGCAAGACGTCGAAGGCCGCCCAACTGCTGAAAGCCGCCTTGGCGGCGGAACAATCGGGCGGCAATGGCACGCGCGTGGCGGACGCCTCGCCCGCGGCGGGCAATCCCTTCATCGGACTGCCGGGACAACGCACGCAATCGACCCTGGGCATGGCGCCGCTGCCGATGCCCGAAGCGCTGGCGAGCGCCGGCGCGACCAGCGCTGGCCAGGGTGCCTATATTCCCGCCCCGGCTTCGTCGCTGCAACCGCCGGCGCCCTACCAGGCACCCGCGGGATCGGTGCAATACGCCTATGCGGATACCGCGGCGCCGGGTTATGCGCCAACGCCGGCTTATGCGCCAACGGCAGGTTACGCACCCGCACCGGGTTATGCGCCGCCACCGGGCTACGCGCCGGCACCGGCTTATGCCCCCCCGGGCTACGCCGCCGCCCCCGGCTATGCGGCGCCGCGCGCGGACGGCTACGGATATGCGCAGGCCGCCGGCACAAGCGGCGGCCGCGCCGCGGCGCCCGCTGCCCAGCCCGCCGCACCGCCCTCCATACAACAGGAGCTGGACCAGCTCATGCGTACCGCCACGCCCTATGCGCAGGTCGGCCTGCTGGGCCGCAACCGCAACGGCGAATCGGGCATGGGCAAGCTCAACGACATCGAAGCGCCATCCGAAGCCCGCCTGCCGGTGGGCGACGGCAATCTCACCTTGCGCGTCACGCCCACCACCCTGCAGGCCGGCTCAATCGGCCAGGGCTATGGCGCCAACAGCCGGTTCGGCGGCGGCCCGGCCGCGGCGCTGGCCCAACAGAACGGCACGACGGGATCGGCGGGATCGCAAAGCGACCATGGCGTCGGCCTGTCCGTGGGCTACGACACCAACGGCCTGTCCGCCGACCTGGGCACGACGCCCATCGGCTTTCGCTACACGAACGTGGTCGGCGGCGTGAAGCTGAATCGCCCGCTCAACGATAGCGGCCTGTCCTATACGGCCGAGCTGTCGCGCCGCCCGGTCACCGACAGCCTGCTTTCCTTCGCCGGCGCGCGCGATGCCCGCACCGGCCAGTCCTGGGGCGCGGTCGCGGCGACCGGCGTCCGGCTCCAGCTGACGCAGGACTATGGCGACTACGGCGTATATGGCTATGGATCCTGGCAATCGCTGGACGGCCGCAACGTCGAATCGAACACCAAACTGGAAGGCGGTGTCGGCCTGTACAAGTACCTGCTGCGCGATACCAACTACCAGCTGACCAGCGGGCTGAACCTGATGGCCATGTCCTATGACAAGAACCTCAGCTACTTCACCTACGGCCAGGGCGGCTACTTCAGTCCGCAGGAATACTACGCGCTCAGCGTGCCGGTGAACTGGGCGCAGCGGCAAGGCAACTTCAGCTACCAGGTGCGCGGATCGCTGGGCCTGCAGTACTTCCATACAAGTTCATCGCCGTACTTCCCGACCAGCGGCAGCCTGCAGAGCGCCGCCAACGCGGCCGCGGCCATCGCTTACGCGCAGGGGCAGAC
- the bcsZ gene encoding cellulose synthase complex periplasmic endoglucanase BcsZ, translating to MQRPRTHRLLAPGAWRRACALLALCVPWAAGAATCDAQPWPLWEDFQARFIQPDGRVLDASTPQRHTSSEGQSYGMFFALVAGDQPTFDRLWQWTEANLAGGDIGKRLPAWFWGHAPDGTWRVLDANAASDADLWLAYDLLEAGRLWGRKDYAARGQALLARIEKEEIADLPGLGKMLLPGPMGFVLPGGITRLNASYLPPPVLRRLATAGQAAVWHDVARNTPAVYAAGLDTGYVPDWVAYVAPAASAAKAPHGRFATDPVKGDVGSYDAIRAYLWAGVTPDDDALASPLRQATRGLATATAVLGYPPESVRTATGVAEGTGQFGFSAALLPYLQATNRADLLAAQRARVLALLEQARAKADATGSQAPYYDYVLTLFGLGWSEGRYRFRTAGTVQPSWEKSCRRVSAP from the coding sequence ATGCAACGGCCACGCACGCATCGCCTGCTCGCGCCCGGCGCCTGGCGGCGCGCGTGCGCCCTGCTGGCCCTGTGCGTGCCCTGGGCCGCCGGCGCCGCGACCTGCGATGCGCAGCCCTGGCCGCTCTGGGAAGACTTCCAGGCGCGTTTCATCCAGCCCGACGGACGCGTGCTGGACGCCAGCACCCCGCAGCGGCATACCTCTTCCGAGGGACAGTCGTACGGCATGTTCTTCGCGCTGGTGGCCGGCGACCAGCCCACATTCGATCGCCTGTGGCAATGGACCGAAGCCAACCTGGCGGGCGGCGATATCGGCAAGCGCCTGCCGGCCTGGTTCTGGGGCCACGCCCCGGACGGGACCTGGCGCGTGCTGGACGCGAACGCCGCCTCGGATGCCGACCTGTGGCTGGCGTACGACCTGCTGGAAGCCGGCAGGCTGTGGGGCAGGAAGGACTACGCGGCGCGCGGGCAGGCCCTGCTCGCGCGCATCGAGAAAGAAGAGATCGCGGATCTTCCGGGCCTGGGCAAGATGCTGCTTCCCGGCCCGATGGGCTTCGTCCTGCCGGGCGGCATCACGCGCCTGAACGCCAGCTATCTGCCGCCGCCCGTGCTGCGCAGGCTGGCGACGGCGGGCCAGGCCGCGGTCTGGCATGACGTCGCGCGCAACACGCCCGCCGTCTATGCCGCCGGCCTGGACACTGGCTACGTGCCCGACTGGGTGGCCTATGTCGCGCCCGCCGCGTCCGCCGCGAAGGCGCCGCACGGCCGCTTCGCCACCGATCCGGTCAAGGGCGACGTCGGCAGCTACGACGCCATCCGTGCCTACCTGTGGGCGGGCGTGACGCCCGACGACGATGCGCTGGCGTCGCCTTTGCGCCAGGCGACGCGCGGGCTTGCCACCGCGACCGCCGTACTGGGATATCCGCCGGAATCCGTCCGCACGGCCACCGGTGTCGCCGAGGGCACGGGCCAGTTCGGCTTCTCCGCGGCGCTGCTGCCCTATCTGCAGGCCACGAACCGGGCGGACCTGCTGGCCGCGCAGCGCGCACGCGTGCTGGCGCTGCTTGAACAGGCCCGCGCCAAGGCCGACGCGACCGGTTCGCAGGCGCCTTACTACGACTATGTCCTGACGCTCTTCGGCCTGGGCTGGAGCGAAGGACGCTACCGCTTCCGTACCGCCGGTACCGTACAACCTTCCTGGGAAAAATCATGCCGCCGCGTCTCAGCTCCCTAG
- the bcsB gene encoding cellulose biosynthesis cyclic di-GMP-binding regulatory protein BcsB, whose protein sequence is MTVFHNRVHRARRGLCGALAGTLLAGAFHSAGAAPSDPVPATGTAAPAASAPAGAPAADGSRTYSLTLKQLGAQYPLNMTGVDGTNGVPFSVRADEVVTGAKLKLDYAYSPALLPDLSHINVMVNGEVAYSIPVPKEDAGKNLQRTVDIPARLITDFNRLNLQLIGHYTMQCEDPLHSSLWANVGNESVLELTVAPLRMRNDLSTLPLPFFDRRDVRRLVLPMVFAGTPDPATLEAAGALSSWFGALADYRGARFPTTLGQLPKTGNAVVLIAGGAAVPGLQAGAVSAPTVSVVDNPNDPHGKLLLVQGRDSADLKTAANALVLGGQTLSGQAATITKLQPLTARKPYDAPNWLPSDRPVKFGELADGRALNVAGYRPDLIRLNLRVPPDLFNWQNKRVPVDLKYRYTPRPTSDKSLLTVSLNNQFVQAIPLPAVAAASIADKLLPDSTLPAEKRLELPLFLLPPRSQLQLYYSYDVLKQGDCKDALLDNVRGAIDPDSTIDISHIPHFIAMPDLNAFDKAGFPFTRMADLSQTTVVLPDRPSESDYSAYLTLVGHLGASTGYPATGITVAQPGQAAKLADKDLLVIASGDNQPLLKQWAQYMPASMDGKEKRFSISDLVYRTTSWLGARPQPRDTLSFNSDSADAMLAGFESPLTAGRSVVVVSGNKPQGLSDALDVLMDDSSDDRGIKGSLALVRGKQAESLLAEDSYYVGRLGPVEYAEWFFSRHMLVFLACCLLGALLLASVLYWSLHARAQRRLKR, encoded by the coding sequence ATGACCGTGTTCCACAATCGCGTCCACCGCGCCCGCCGCGGCCTGTGCGGCGCGCTCGCCGGCACGCTGCTGGCCGGCGCATTCCATAGCGCCGGCGCGGCGCCGTCCGACCCCGTGCCGGCCACGGGGACCGCCGCGCCGGCGGCTTCCGCGCCCGCCGGGGCGCCGGCGGCGGATGGCTCGCGCACCTATTCGCTGACCCTGAAGCAACTGGGCGCGCAGTATCCGCTGAACATGACGGGCGTGGATGGCACCAACGGCGTGCCGTTCAGCGTGCGGGCGGACGAGGTCGTCACCGGCGCGAAGTTGAAGCTGGACTACGCCTATTCGCCGGCACTGCTGCCAGACCTGTCGCACATCAACGTCATGGTCAACGGCGAAGTGGCCTACAGCATCCCCGTGCCGAAAGAAGATGCCGGGAAGAACCTGCAGCGCACCGTGGACATCCCGGCGCGCCTGATCACCGACTTCAACCGGCTGAATCTGCAGCTGATCGGCCACTACACGATGCAGTGCGAAGACCCGCTGCACTCCAGCCTGTGGGCCAACGTCGGCAACGAAAGCGTGCTGGAATTGACGGTGGCGCCGCTGCGCATGCGCAATGACCTGTCGACCCTGCCGCTGCCGTTCTTCGACCGGCGCGACGTGCGGCGGCTGGTGCTGCCCATGGTCTTCGCAGGCACGCCCGATCCCGCCACGCTGGAAGCCGCCGGCGCGCTTTCGTCGTGGTTCGGCGCGCTGGCGGATTATCGCGGGGCGCGTTTTCCCACGACGCTGGGGCAGTTGCCGAAGACCGGCAATGCCGTCGTGCTGATCGCGGGCGGCGCGGCCGTGCCGGGCTTGCAAGCCGGCGCCGTCAGCGCGCCCACCGTTTCGGTGGTGGACAATCCCAACGATCCGCACGGCAAGCTGCTGCTGGTCCAGGGGCGCGACAGCGCCGATTTGAAGACCGCCGCGAACGCCCTGGTGCTGGGCGGCCAGACGCTGTCGGGCCAGGCGGCCACCATCACCAAGCTGCAGCCCCTGACGGCCCGCAAGCCTTACGACGCGCCGAACTGGCTGCCCAGCGACCGCCCGGTGAAGTTCGGCGAACTGGCGGACGGCCGCGCCCTGAACGTCGCGGGCTATCGCCCGGACCTGATCCGTCTGAACCTGCGCGTGCCGCCGGACCTGTTCAACTGGCAGAACAAGCGCGTGCCGGTGGACCTGAAGTACCGCTATACGCCCAGGCCGACCAGCGACAAGTCGCTGCTGACGGTCAGCCTGAACAACCAGTTCGTGCAGGCCATCCCGCTGCCGGCCGTGGCCGCCGCCTCGATCGCCGATAAGCTGCTGCCGGACTCGACGCTGCCGGCGGAAAAACGCCTGGAGCTGCCGCTGTTCCTGCTGCCGCCGCGCTCGCAGCTGCAGCTGTACTACTCCTACGACGTGCTGAAACAGGGCGACTGCAAGGACGCGCTGCTGGACAACGTGCGCGGCGCCATCGATCCGGATTCGACGATCGATATTTCGCATATCCCGCATTTCATCGCGATGCCGGACCTGAATGCCTTTGACAAGGCCGGGTTCCCGTTTACGCGCATGGCCGACCTGTCGCAGACCACCGTGGTCCTGCCTGACCGGCCGTCGGAGTCCGACTACAGCGCCTACCTGACCCTGGTGGGCCACCTGGGCGCCTCCACCGGCTATCCCGCCACCGGCATTACCGTGGCACAGCCGGGTCAGGCAGCCAAGCTGGCGGACAAGGACCTGCTGGTGATCGCCTCGGGCGACAACCAGCCGCTGCTCAAGCAATGGGCCCAGTACATGCCGGCCTCCATGGACGGCAAGGAAAAGCGCTTCAGCATATCGGACCTGGTCTATCGCACGACGTCATGGCTGGGCGCGCGGCCGCAGCCGCGCGACACGCTTTCCTTCAACAGCGATAGCGCCGACGCGATGCTGGCCGGATTCGAATCGCCGCTTACCGCGGGACGCAGCGTGGTGGTCGTGTCGGGCAACAAGCCGCAGGGCCTGTCCGACGCGCTCGACGTACTGATGGACGACAGCAGCGACGACCGCGGCATCAAGGGTTCGCTGGCGCTGGTGCGCGGCAAACAGGCGGAAAGCCTGCTGGCGGAAGACAGCTATTACGTCGGACGGCTGGGCCCGGTGGAATACGCGGAATGGTTCTTCAGCCGCCATATGCTGGTTTTCCTGGCCTGCTGCCTGCTCGGCGCGCTGCTGCTGGCGTCCGTGCTGTACTGGTCGCTGCACGCCCGCGCGCAGCGGCGCCTGAAGCGCTGA